From a single Glycine soja cultivar W05 chromosome 19, ASM419377v2, whole genome shotgun sequence genomic region:
- the LOC114400441 gene encoding ADP-ribosylation factor, translating into MGLSFTKLFSRLFAKKEMRILMVGLDAAGKTTILYKLKLGEIVTTIPTIGFNVETVEYKNISFTVWDVGGQDKIRPLWRHYFQNTQGLIFVVDSNDRDRVVEARDELHRMLNEDELRDAVLLVFANKQDLPNAMNAAEITDKLGLHSLRQRHWYIQSTCATSGEGLYEGLDWLSNNIASKA; encoded by the exons ATGGGGTTGTCGTTCACGAAGCTGTTCAGCAGGTTGTTTGCGAAGAAGGAAATGAGGATTCTGATGGTAGGTCTCGATGCTGCTGGTAAGACAACCATCTTGTACAAGCTCAAGCTTGGAGAAATCGTCACCACTATCCCCACCATCG GATTTAATGTTGAGACTGTGGAGTACAAGAACATCAGCTTCACTGTGTGGGATGTTGGTGGTCAGGACAAG ATCCGTCCACTGTGGAGGCATTATTTCCAGAACACTCAGGGTCTCATTTTTGTGGTTGATAGCAATGATAGAGATCGAGTGGTTGAGGCAAGGGATGAGCTGCACAGAATGTTGAATGAG GATGAACTTAGAGATGCTGTTTTGCTTGTTTTTGCCAACAAGCAAGATCTTCCTAATGCAATGAATGCTGCAGAAATAACTGACAAGCTTGGACTTCATTCACTCCGTCAACGCCACTG GTATATCCAGAGCACTTGTGCAACTTCTGGAGAGGGTCTCTATGAGGGTTTGGACTGGCTTTCTAACAACATTGCCAGCAAA GCATGA
- the LOC114399876 gene encoding myb-related protein 305-like — protein MDKKPCDSSHDPEVRKGPWIMEEDLILINYIANHGEGVWNSLAKASGLKRTGKSCRLRWLNYLRPDVRRGNITPEEQLLIIELHAKWGNRWSKIAKHLPGRTDNEIKNFWRTRIQKHIKQAETSQQHGNSSENSNNDHQASNSTSKVSTMAHPNETFSPPSYQATFEPFQPQFPTINDQSSCCTSNNNYWSIEDIWSSMQLLNGD, from the exons ATGGACAAAAAACCATGCGACTCATCTCATGATCCAGAAGTGAGAAAGGGACCATGGATCATGGAAGAAGACTTGATCTTGATAAACTATATTGCAAATCACGGTGAAGGTGTTTGGAATTCTTTAGCCAAAGCTTCTG gtCTTAAACGAACGGGAAAGAGTTGTCGACTCCGTTGGCTAAACTACCTTCGTCCTGATGTTAGAAGAGGAAACATTACACCTGAAGAACAGCTTTTGATCATAGAACTTCATGCAAAGTGGGGCAATAG GTGGTCCAAAATTGCAAAGCATCTTCCAGGAAGAACTGACAATGAGATTAAGAACTTCTGGAGAACTAGGATCCAGAAGCACATTAAGCAAGCTGAGACTTCACAACAACATGGTAATTCATCAGAGAATAGTAATAATGATCATCAAGCAAGCAATAGCACTAGCAAGGTGTCCACCATGGCACATCCAAATGAGACTTTCTCTCCACCCTCATACCAAGCAACTTTTGAGCCATTTCAACCTCAATTCCCTACAATCAATGATCAATCAAGTTGTTGTACCAGCAACAACAACTATTGGAGCATCGAGGATATCTGGTCGTCTATGCAATTACTCAATGGAGATTAA